In Pengzhenrongella sicca, a single genomic region encodes these proteins:
- the leuC gene encoding 3-isopropylmalate dehydratase large subunit, protein MAGTLAEKVWDAHIVRRGSDGAPDLLYIDLHLVHEVTSPQAFEGLRLAGRPVRRPDLTIATEDHNTPTLDIDRPIADLTSRTQIQTLRNNAVEFGVRLHSLGDADQGIVHVVGPQLGLTMPGLTVVCGDSHTSTHGAFGALAFGIGTSEVEHVLATQTLPLNPFKTMAITVDGALRPGTTAKDIILAVIAKIGTGGGQGYVLEYRGEAIRALSMEARMTICNMSIEAGARAGMIAPDATTYAYLKGRPHAPEGADWDEAVAYWNTLKSDDDAVFDVEVTLDGGELEPFVTWGTNPGQGLPLSANVPIPAEIADPGDRATAERAIEYMALTPGTPLRDIAVDTVFIGSCTNGRIEDLRAVAAVIDGLHKADSLRVLVVPGSARVRLQAEAEGLDKIFLDFGAEWRNAGCSMCLGMNPDQLAPGERSASTSNRNFEGRQGKGGRTHLVSPLVAAATAIRGTLSSISDLSDDAGTGTRVTDLQPA, encoded by the coding sequence ATGGCCGGCACGCTGGCGGAGAAGGTCTGGGATGCGCACATCGTGCGCCGCGGCAGCGACGGAGCGCCGGACCTGCTCTACATCGACCTGCACCTCGTCCACGAGGTCACGAGCCCGCAGGCCTTCGAGGGGCTGCGGCTGGCGGGGCGCCCGGTGCGACGGCCGGACCTCACGATCGCGACCGAGGACCACAACACCCCGACGCTCGACATCGACCGGCCGATCGCCGACCTGACGAGCCGGACCCAGATCCAGACGCTGCGCAACAACGCCGTAGAGTTCGGAGTCCGGCTGCACTCCCTCGGGGACGCCGACCAGGGCATCGTGCACGTCGTCGGCCCGCAGCTCGGGCTCACCATGCCCGGCCTGACGGTCGTCTGCGGCGACTCGCACACCTCGACCCACGGCGCGTTCGGCGCGCTCGCGTTCGGGATCGGCACGAGCGAGGTCGAGCACGTGCTCGCGACCCAGACCCTGCCGCTCAACCCCTTCAAGACCATGGCGATCACGGTCGACGGCGCCCTGCGCCCCGGCACGACGGCGAAGGACATCATCCTCGCGGTGATCGCGAAGATCGGGACCGGCGGCGGCCAGGGCTACGTGCTCGAGTACCGCGGCGAGGCGATCCGCGCGCTGTCGATGGAGGCGCGTATGACGATCTGCAACATGTCGATCGAGGCCGGCGCCCGCGCGGGCATGATCGCCCCGGACGCCACCACGTACGCCTACCTCAAGGGCCGCCCGCACGCGCCCGAGGGGGCGGACTGGGACGAGGCCGTCGCCTACTGGAACACGCTCAAGAGCGACGACGACGCCGTGTTCGACGTCGAGGTCACCCTCGACGGAGGCGAGCTCGAGCCGTTCGTCACGTGGGGCACGAACCCCGGCCAGGGCCTGCCCCTGTCGGCGAACGTCCCGATCCCCGCCGAGATCGCCGACCCGGGCGACCGGGCGACGGCCGAGCGCGCGATCGAGTACATGGCGCTCACGCCCGGCACGCCGCTGCGTGACATCGCGGTCGACACGGTGTTCATCGGCTCGTGCACCAACGGCCGCATCGAGGACCTCCGGGCGGTCGCCGCGGTCATCGACGGGCTACACAAGGCCGACTCGCTGCGGGTGCTCGTCGTGCCCGGCTCCGCCCGGGTCCGGCTGCAGGCCGAGGCCGAGGGCCTCGACAAGATCTTCCTCGACTTCGGGGCGGAGTGGCGCAACGCCGGCTGCTCGATGTGCCTGGGCATGAACCCGGACCAGCTGGCCCCGGGGGAGCGCAGCGCCTCGACCTCGAACCGCAACTTCGAGGGACGCCAGGGCAAGGGCGGCCGCACGCACCTCGTCTCGCCCCTGGTCGCGGCGGCGACGGCGATCCGCGGCACGCTGTCGTCGATCTCGGACCTCAGCGACGACGCCGGCACCGGCACCCGCGTGACGGACCTCCAGCCGGCGTAG
- a CDS encoding IclR family transcriptional regulator, with amino-acid sequence MDNSSGVGVLDKAASVLSALEAGPATLAQLVAATHLARPTAHRLAVALEHHRLVARDMQGRFVLGPRLSELATAAGEDRLLAAAGPVLGALRDHTGESAQLYRRQGDQRICVAAAERPIGLRDSIPVGAALSMQAGSAAQILLAWEEPDRLHRGLQGAKFTATILSGVRRRGWAQSVSEREPGVASVSAPVRGPSGRIVAAVSVSGPVERLSRQPGRLHAAAVVSAANRLTEVLRRTAE; translated from the coding sequence ATGGACAACTCTAGCGGAGTCGGCGTGCTGGACAAGGCCGCGTCGGTACTCAGTGCTCTCGAGGCCGGCCCCGCCACCTTGGCACAGCTCGTCGCGGCGACCCACCTCGCCCGCCCGACGGCGCACCGCCTCGCGGTGGCCCTCGAGCACCACCGCCTCGTCGCGCGCGACATGCAGGGGCGCTTCGTGCTCGGCCCGCGCCTGTCGGAGCTTGCCACGGCCGCCGGCGAGGACCGCCTGCTCGCCGCGGCGGGTCCCGTGCTCGGCGCCCTGCGCGACCATACCGGGGAGAGCGCGCAGCTGTACCGGCGCCAGGGTGACCAGCGCATCTGCGTCGCCGCCGCGGAGCGGCCCATCGGCCTGCGCGACTCGATCCCGGTCGGCGCCGCCCTGTCCATGCAGGCGGGCTCCGCCGCCCAGATCCTGCTGGCCTGGGAGGAGCCCGACCGGCTGCACCGCGGCCTCCAGGGCGCGAAGTTCACCGCGACGATCCTCTCGGGCGTCCGACGCCGCGGCTGGGCCCAGTCGGTCTCCGAGCGCGAGCCCGGGGTCGCCTCGGTCTCGGCGCCGGTGCGCGGACCCTCGGGCCGGATCGTGGCCGCCGTGTCCGTCTCGGGCCCGGTCGAGCGCCTGAGCCGCCAGCCCGGCCGCCTCCACGCCGCGGCGGTCGTCTCGGCCGCCAACCGCCTGACAGAGGTCCTCCGCCGCACAGCGGAGTAA
- a CDS encoding HAD family hydrolase produces the protein MGGPGAAGSGARPVDGVLFDIDDTLVDTRGAFARALAGTTSAYLPHLPAARGGDVLAHWRADSLGYYRQYTAGELGYEAQRMARANDLQAEFGGAALDLDSFHAWDAVFEEGVQSAWAAHSDALQVIAELRADGVAVGALSNALVGYQTRKLARAGLAGAMPMLVGLDTLGFGKPDPRVFLEACRLLGTEPARTAYVGDELDIDAQAASAAGLIGVWLDRPGARRVEISADDVAAAGVIVLPGLAGLRAALGF, from the coding sequence GTGGGCGGGCCGGGCGCGGCCGGGTCGGGCGCGCGGCCGGTCGACGGCGTCCTGTTCGACATCGACGACACGCTCGTCGACACCCGCGGCGCGTTCGCCCGCGCGCTCGCGGGCACGACGAGCGCATACCTGCCGCACCTGCCCGCGGCGCGCGGCGGGGACGTGCTCGCGCACTGGCGGGCGGACTCGCTCGGCTACTACCGCCAGTACACCGCGGGGGAGCTGGGGTACGAGGCCCAGCGCATGGCGCGCGCGAACGACCTCCAGGCCGAGTTCGGCGGGGCGGCGCTCGACCTCGACTCCTTCCACGCCTGGGACGCCGTCTTCGAGGAGGGCGTGCAGAGCGCCTGGGCGGCCCACTCCGACGCGCTCCAGGTGATCGCGGAGCTGCGCGCCGACGGCGTCGCGGTCGGCGCGCTGTCGAACGCCCTCGTGGGGTACCAGACCCGCAAGCTCGCGCGCGCCGGCCTCGCGGGCGCGATGCCGATGCTCGTCGGCCTCGACACCCTGGGCTTCGGCAAGCCCGACCCGCGCGTCTTCCTCGAGGCGTGCCGCCTGCTCGGCACCGAACCGGCCCGGACCGCCTACGTGGGCGACGAGCTCGACATCGACGCGCAGGCGGCGTCGGCGGCCGGCCTGATCGGGGTCTGGCTCGACCGGCCCGGCGCGCGCCGGGTCGAGATCTCGGCCGACGACGTCGCGGCCGCGGGCGTGATCGTGCTGCCCGGGCTCGCGGGGCTGCGCGCGGCGCTGGGGTTCTGA
- the gltX gene encoding glutamate--tRNA ligase, whose protein sequence is MPDTATTTTPTTLTAADAAPTGSAIRVRFCPSPTGTPHVGLIRTALFNWAYARHVGGTFVFRIEDTDVERDSQESYLQLLDALRWLGLDWDEGVEVGGPHEPYRQSQRMDLYADVAAKLLAGGYAYESFSSPEEVEARHRAAGRDPKRGYDGFDRDLTDAQKAAYRAEGRAPVLRIRMPDDDVTFTDLIRGDVTFKAGSIPDYVIVRGNGQPLYTLVNPIDDALMGITHVLRGEDLLSSTPRQVVLYRALLAIGVAEVLPVFGHLPYVLGEGNKKLSKRDPESNLFLHREHGFTPEGLLNYLALLGWGIGPDRDIFSVDELVAAFDVADVNPNPAHFDLKKAEAINAAHLRLLAPDDFRGRLVPYLHAAGIVPADAYADLSAAHRALLDAGAPLVQERMTLLGEAPGMLGFLFTADDAVELEAQAVAALRPDAAGALDAAIATLEALPADGFAAEPVHVALNEALIDGLGLKPRFAFAPLRTAISGRRVSPPLFESMEILGRDSSLARLRALRATL, encoded by the coding sequence GTGCCTGACACCGCAACGACCACCACGCCCACCACGCTCACTGCGGCCGACGCCGCCCCGACCGGATCGGCGATCCGGGTTCGGTTCTGCCCGTCCCCGACCGGGACGCCGCACGTCGGCCTGATCCGCACCGCGCTGTTCAACTGGGCGTACGCGCGGCATGTGGGCGGCACGTTCGTGTTCCGGATCGAGGACACCGACGTCGAGCGCGACAGCCAGGAGAGCTATCTCCAGCTGCTCGACGCGCTGCGCTGGCTGGGCCTCGACTGGGACGAGGGCGTCGAGGTCGGCGGCCCGCACGAGCCGTACCGCCAGTCGCAGCGGATGGACCTGTACGCCGACGTCGCCGCGAAGCTGCTCGCGGGCGGGTACGCCTACGAGTCCTTCTCGAGCCCCGAGGAGGTCGAGGCGCGCCACCGCGCCGCCGGGCGCGACCCGAAGCGCGGGTACGACGGCTTCGACCGCGACCTCACCGACGCGCAGAAGGCCGCCTACCGCGCCGAGGGTCGCGCGCCCGTGCTGCGCATCCGGATGCCCGACGACGACGTCACGTTCACCGACCTGATCCGGGGCGACGTGACGTTCAAGGCCGGGTCGATCCCGGACTACGTCATCGTGCGCGGCAACGGCCAGCCGCTGTACACGCTGGTGAACCCGATCGACGACGCGCTCATGGGCATCACCCACGTGCTGCGCGGGGAGGACCTGCTCTCCTCGACCCCTCGCCAGGTCGTGCTCTACCGCGCGCTCCTCGCGATCGGCGTCGCCGAGGTTCTGCCCGTGTTCGGGCACCTGCCGTACGTGCTCGGCGAGGGCAACAAGAAGCTCTCCAAGCGCGACCCCGAGTCGAACCTCTTCCTGCACCGCGAGCACGGTTTCACGCCCGAGGGGCTGCTCAACTACCTCGCGCTGCTGGGCTGGGGGATCGGCCCCGACCGCGACATCTTCTCGGTCGACGAGCTGGTCGCCGCGTTCGACGTCGCCGACGTGAACCCAAACCCCGCCCACTTCGACCTCAAGAAGGCCGAGGCGATCAACGCCGCGCACCTGCGCCTGCTCGCGCCCGACGACTTCCGGGGCCGCCTCGTGCCGTACCTGCACGCGGCCGGGATCGTCCCGGCGGACGCGTACGCCGACCTGTCGGCCGCGCACCGCGCGCTGCTCGACGCCGGCGCGCCGCTCGTCCAGGAGCGGATGACGCTGCTCGGCGAGGCGCCCGGGATGCTCGGCTTCCTGTTCACCGCCGACGACGCGGTCGAGCTCGAGGCGCAGGCCGTCGCCGCGCTGCGCCCCGACGCGGCGGGCGCGCTCGACGCGGCGATCGCGACGCTCGAGGCGCTGCCGGCCGACGGCTTCGCCGCGGAGCCCGTGCACGTCGCGCTGAACGAGGCCCTGATCGACGGCCTCGGGCTCAAGCCGCGGTTCGCGTTCGCGCCGCTGCGCACAGCGATCAGCGGCCGGCGCGTGTCGCCGCCGCTGTTCGAGTCCATGGAGATCCTCGGCCGGGACAGCTCGCTCGCCCGCCTGCGCGCGTTGCGCGCGACGCTCTAG
- a CDS encoding fumarylacetoacetate hydrolase family protein, whose protein sequence is MRIARFTTGDDPRYALVDGEPGSLELVVLSGDPIYMPVQPTGERVPLTDSVRLLAPVIPRSKVIGVGRNYAAHAAELGNDVPTTPLLFLKPNTSVIGPDDPIVLPSYSEEVHHEAELAVVIGKITKNVPPEKALAQVFGYTAANDVTARDVQRTDGQWTRAKGFDTSCPLGPWIVTDLDTDDLRVTARVNGDLRQDGRTSAMVFDVAHLVSFISEVFTLLPGDVILTGTPAGVGPVVHADVVEIEIEDLGVLRNPVIRRS, encoded by the coding sequence ATGCGCATCGCTCGATTTACCACCGGTGACGACCCCCGCTACGCCCTCGTGGACGGTGAGCCGGGCTCGCTCGAGCTCGTCGTGCTGTCCGGCGACCCGATCTACATGCCGGTCCAGCCGACGGGGGAGCGGGTCCCGCTCACCGACTCGGTCCGCCTGCTCGCCCCGGTCATCCCGCGGTCCAAGGTCATCGGCGTCGGCCGCAACTACGCCGCGCACGCCGCCGAGCTCGGCAACGACGTCCCGACCACGCCCCTGCTGTTCCTCAAGCCGAACACGTCGGTGATCGGGCCGGACGACCCGATCGTGCTGCCGTCGTACTCCGAAGAGGTGCACCACGAGGCCGAGCTCGCCGTGGTGATCGGCAAGATCACCAAGAACGTGCCGCCCGAGAAGGCCCTCGCGCAGGTGTTCGGGTACACCGCCGCGAACGACGTGACCGCGCGCGACGTGCAGCGCACCGACGGGCAGTGGACGCGCGCGAAGGGTTTCGACACCTCGTGCCCGCTCGGGCCCTGGATCGTCACCGACCTCGACACCGACGACCTCCGGGTGACCGCGCGCGTCAACGGCGACCTGCGCCAGGACGGGCGCACGTCGGCGATGGTGTTCGACGTCGCCCATCTCGTGTCGTTCATCTCCGAGGTCTTCACGCTGCTGCCGGGCGACGTCATCCTCACGGGCACGCCCGCCGGCGTCGGCCCGGTCGTGCATGCCGACGTCGTGGAGATCGAGATCGAGGACCTCGGCGTGCTGCGCAACCCGGTGATCCGGCGCAGCTGA
- a CDS encoding methyltransferase domain-containing protein, protein MSIQDQYTHGHHESVLRSHRWRTAENSAAYLLPALVPGQRLLDVGCGPGSITIDLAARVAPGEVVGLDRSERVIHLARAAAREAGATGIVFDVGDVYALPYPDASFDVVHAHQVLQHLVDPVAALRELRRVTRPGGLVAVRDADYAAMTWYPESPGLDDWLALYHEVAAANHAQADAGRRLLSWVREAGFDPAGIVPSSAAWCYATPQDRTWWADLWAERSTSSDFASQAIARGLADDVALENLADAWRLWGASEDAWFAVLHGEVLARV, encoded by the coding sequence GTGAGTATCCAGGATCAGTACACGCACGGCCACCACGAGTCCGTGCTCCGCTCGCACCGCTGGCGGACCGCCGAGAACTCGGCCGCGTACCTGCTGCCCGCGCTCGTGCCGGGCCAGCGGCTGCTCGACGTCGGCTGCGGGCCGGGCTCCATCACGATCGACCTCGCGGCGCGGGTCGCGCCCGGCGAGGTCGTGGGCCTCGATCGGTCGGAGCGGGTGATCCACCTCGCCCGGGCGGCCGCGCGCGAGGCCGGCGCGACCGGCATCGTGTTCGACGTCGGCGACGTCTACGCGCTGCCGTACCCGGATGCGAGCTTCGACGTGGTGCACGCCCACCAGGTGCTGCAGCACCTCGTGGACCCGGTCGCGGCGCTGCGCGAGCTGCGCCGCGTGACCCGGCCCGGCGGCCTCGTCGCCGTCCGCGACGCCGACTACGCCGCCATGACCTGGTACCCCGAATCACCCGGGTTGGACGACTGGCTCGCGCTCTACCACGAGGTCGCCGCGGCGAACCACGCGCAGGCCGACGCCGGCCGCCGGCTGCTGTCGTGGGTGCGCGAGGCCGGGTTCGACCCGGCCGGAATCGTGCCGAGTTCCGCCGCGTGGTGCTACGCGACACCGCAGGACCGCACGTGGTGGGCCGACCTCTGGGCCGAGCGGTCGACGTCGTCGGACTTCGCGAGCCAGGCGATCGCGCGCGGGCTCGCCGACGACGTCGCGCTCGAGAACCTGGCCGACGCGTGGCGCCTGTGGGGTGCGAGCGAGGACGCCTGGTTCGCCGTGCTGCACGGCGAGGTGCTCGCCCGCGTCTGA
- a CDS encoding heparan-alpha-glucosaminide N-acetyltransferase domain-containing protein: protein MKRIVGIDVARGLAVLGMITAHVGVIGTEFFSPTGWLAVVDGRSAATFAVLAGVSIALLSGGPQPATGVRLTRARIRLWVRALVLLALGFVLTGLGTPVAVILPSYAAYFVLALPFLRTRSAVLLGWAAAVAVLGPPVCFALEDALAGYTGPLTLAVELVISGYYPAGIWMAYVLTGLAVGRLDLGRRDVRERLLLAGPCLAVLGYVGGGLALRAGLAGGADPTVLRLLTTVPHSDTTFEVVGNIGVALAVLGGCLVLAERAPRLVYPLAATGALSLSAYSFQIVAIAALGDVVVRQPHVGTHLAFLAVTLLAASAWHAWLGRGPLERVLHGLSTRAADSIAGAAPAPGPTAPPAVP, encoded by the coding sequence GTGAAGCGGATCGTTGGTATCGACGTGGCGCGCGGCCTCGCGGTGCTCGGCATGATCACCGCGCACGTCGGGGTGATCGGCACCGAGTTCTTCTCCCCGACCGGCTGGCTCGCCGTCGTCGACGGGCGCTCCGCCGCGACCTTCGCGGTGCTCGCCGGCGTGTCGATCGCGCTGCTGTCGGGGGGGCCGCAGCCGGCGACGGGCGTCCGGCTCACCCGCGCTCGGATCCGCCTGTGGGTGCGCGCCCTCGTGCTGCTCGCGCTCGGCTTCGTCCTGACGGGCCTCGGCACGCCCGTCGCGGTCATCCTGCCGAGCTACGCGGCGTACTTCGTGCTGGCGCTGCCGTTCCTGCGCACCCGCTCCGCGGTGCTGCTCGGGTGGGCGGCGGCCGTGGCGGTGCTCGGCCCGCCCGTCTGCTTCGCCCTGGAGGACGCGCTGGCCGGGTACACCGGCCCGCTGACCCTCGCGGTCGAGCTGGTCATCTCCGGGTACTACCCCGCCGGCATCTGGATGGCCTACGTGCTCACGGGCCTGGCGGTGGGCCGGCTCGACCTCGGCCGCCGCGACGTGCGCGAGCGGCTGCTGCTCGCGGGGCCGTGCCTGGCCGTGCTGGGGTACGTCGGCGGCGGCCTCGCCCTGCGCGCCGGCCTTGCCGGCGGCGCGGACCCGACCGTGCTGCGGCTGCTGACCACGGTGCCGCACTCGGACACGACGTTCGAGGTGGTCGGCAACATCGGCGTCGCGCTCGCGGTGCTCGGCGGGTGCCTCGTGCTCGCCGAGCGCGCACCGCGCCTGGTGTACCCCCTCGCCGCGACGGGCGCTCTCTCACTCTCGGCCTACTCGTTCCAGATCGTCGCGATCGCGGCGCTCGGCGACGTCGTCGTGCGCCAGCCGCACGTCGGCACCCACCTGGCCTTCCTGGCCGTGACCCTGCTCGCGGCGAGCGCGTGGCACGCCTGGCTCGGGCGCGGGCCGCTCGAACGCGTGCTGCACGGGCTGTCGACCCGCGCCGCGGACTCGATCGCTGGCGCCGCGCCAGCGCCGGGCCCGACCGCGCCGCCCGCCGTCCCGTAG
- a CDS encoding maleylpyruvate isomerase family mycothiol-dependent enzyme: MAVTGPDDAARVAPAELVPAIRGAHARLLASIAGCTDADVAAPSRLPGWSRGHVLAHLVGLAAAATRQIEYARRGALVDVYDGGRPARDAAIEAGAPASAAEHRSAITSATERIDALLADLTREDWSRPVRYRAGTALDMAQAWWREVEIHLTDLDLGPASGDWSVQLCEHLTAFLAERLPGGSALVLEAPDGWVQELGTGPTRVLRGARTDLVAWLAGREPAGPVVADDGAPPPALGPWPAPQPPQAPQEPEAAGR, encoded by the coding sequence GTGGCCGTGACCGGGCCCGACGACGCCGCCCGCGTCGCCCCCGCCGAGCTCGTCCCCGCGATCCGCGGCGCGCACGCGCGCCTGCTTGCGTCCATCGCGGGCTGCACCGACGCGGACGTCGCGGCGCCGTCGCGGCTGCCCGGCTGGAGCCGCGGGCACGTCCTCGCGCACCTGGTGGGCCTCGCGGCGGCGGCGACCCGGCAGATCGAGTACGCGCGGCGCGGCGCACTGGTGGACGTCTACGACGGCGGTCGCCCGGCGCGCGACGCCGCAATCGAGGCGGGCGCGCCGGCGTCGGCCGCGGAGCATCGCTCGGCGATCACGTCCGCGACCGAGCGCATCGACGCGCTGCTCGCCGACCTGACGCGCGAGGACTGGTCCCGGCCGGTGCGCTACCGCGCCGGCACTGCGCTCGACATGGCGCAGGCCTGGTGGCGCGAGGTGGAGATCCACCTCACCGACCTCGACCTCGGACCGGCCAGCGGCGACTGGAGCGTGCAGCTGTGCGAGCACCTCACCGCGTTTCTCGCGGAGCGGCTCCCCGGCGGCAGCGCGCTCGTGCTCGAGGCGCCCGATGGGTGGGTCCAGGAGCTGGGGACCGGCCCGACCCGGGTGCTTCGCGGTGCGCGCACCGACCTCGTCGCCTGGCTGGCCGGGCGGGAGCCGGCCGGGCCCGTCGTCGCCGACGACGGCGCCCCGCCCCCCGCGCTCGGCCCCTGGCCCGCGCCGCAGCCCCCGCAGGCCCCGCAGGAGCCAGAGGCGGCCGGTCGGTAG
- a CDS encoding pyridoxine/pyridoxamine 5'-phosphate oxidase, which yields MPTLRSRLRRLPVFAGSLPAFDPTDVPADPFDLFADWLGHAIDAGVAEPHAMTLATADAVGAPSARVVILKDVHDGGWEFATDARSRKARDLALNPAAAASFYWQPQGRQVRLTGIVVDRGALQRDADFLARSPASRAAAFAVRPGEPLASTAELHAAMAAALERVALEPARVLPEWALLALVPLTAEFWQGDPTRAHVRVVYTRDDVAGAWRHELVWP from the coding sequence GTGCCCACTCTGCGCTCCAGGCTCCGCCGGCTCCCGGTCTTCGCCGGCTCCCTCCCGGCCTTCGATCCGACCGACGTCCCGGCCGATCCGTTCGACCTGTTCGCCGACTGGTTGGGCCACGCGATCGACGCGGGCGTCGCCGAGCCCCACGCGATGACGCTCGCGACCGCCGACGCCGTCGGCGCGCCCTCGGCGCGGGTCGTGATCCTCAAGGACGTGCACGACGGCGGCTGGGAGTTCGCGACCGACGCACGCAGCCGCAAGGCCCGTGACCTGGCGCTGAACCCGGCGGCGGCGGCGAGCTTCTACTGGCAGCCGCAGGGCCGTCAGGTCCGCCTCACCGGGATCGTCGTCGACCGCGGGGCGCTGCAGCGGGACGCCGACTTCCTCGCGCGGTCGCCCGCCTCGCGTGCCGCGGCGTTCGCCGTCCGCCCGGGGGAGCCCCTCGCGTCGACCGCCGAGCTGCACGCGGCGATGGCCGCCGCGCTCGAGCGTGTCGCGCTCGAGCCCGCGCGGGTGCTGCCCGAGTGGGCGCTGCTCGCGCTGGTCCCGCTGACCGCCGAGTTTTGGCAGGGCGACCCCACCCGCGCGCACGTGCGGGTCGTCTACACGCGCGACGACGTCGCGGGCGCCTGGCGGCACGAGCTGGTGTGGCCGTGA
- a CDS encoding 3-methyladenine DNA glycosylase, with translation MTSPEPAGVPHTLASREWRPVAAAHAARADALTAGHRARRGTGERHPIDDFLYDYYTIKPSLLRRWHPGPGVVLRADPGGTPAEHSAWRWYAVDGAGSVSLDVRAFLSDRGDTARYVRTLLEATASRRAHVGCFGLHEWAMVFHQDDERRRHDLPLRLGRAGTDAVVAAHPIRCSHFDAFRFFAPDAVALNALQPTRATQVELEQPGCLHAGMDLFKWAGKLGPVVPGDLLLDCFELAREIRTLDMQASPYDVSSLGEPAVAIETAAGRAEYAARQREFAERAARLRGRLIEAIDAGGAA, from the coding sequence ATGACGAGCCCGGAACCCGCCGGCGTGCCGCACACCCTGGCGTCGCGCGAGTGGCGGCCCGTCGCCGCGGCGCACGCGGCGCGTGCCGACGCCCTCACGGCCGGCCACCGGGCGCGCCGCGGCACCGGCGAGCGGCACCCGATCGACGACTTCCTGTACGACTACTACACGATCAAGCCCAGCCTGCTGCGCCGCTGGCACCCGGGGCCGGGCGTCGTCCTGCGCGCCGACCCGGGTGGCACCCCGGCCGAGCACTCGGCCTGGCGGTGGTACGCCGTCGACGGCGCGGGCTCGGTCAGCCTCGATGTGCGGGCCTTCCTGAGCGACCGCGGCGACACCGCGCGCTACGTCCGGACCCTGCTCGAGGCGACGGCGTCCCGGCGCGCCCACGTCGGCTGCTTCGGGCTGCACGAGTGGGCGATGGTCTTCCACCAGGACGACGAGCGCCGGCGGCACGACCTGCCCCTGCGGCTCGGCCGCGCCGGGACCGACGCCGTCGTCGCGGCGCACCCGATCCGGTGCAGCCACTTCGACGCGTTCCGGTTCTTCGCGCCCGACGCCGTCGCGCTGAACGCGCTCCAACCGACTCGCGCGACCCAGGTCGAGCTCGAGCAGCCGGGCTGCCTGCACGCGGGGATGGACCTGTTCAAGTGGGCCGGCAAGCTCGGCCCCGTCGTGCCGGGCGACCTGCTGCTCGACTGCTTCGAGCTCGCGCGCGAGATCCGGACGCTCGACATGCAGGCGTCGCCCTACGACGTCTCCTCGCTCGGCGAGCCCGCGGTCGCGATCGAGACGGCGGCGGGCCGGGCCGAGTACGCCGCCAGGCAGCGCGAGTTCGCCGAGCGGGCGGCACGACTACGGGGCCGGTTGATCGAGGCGATCGACGCGGGTGGCGCGGCCTGA
- a CDS encoding WhiB family transcriptional regulator translates to MDWRHEAACLDEDPELFFPIGGSAPAVLQLAEAKAVCGRCPVIQTCLTWALEARQDVGVWGGLAEDERIALRRRTARQRHAG, encoded by the coding sequence ATGGACTGGCGCCACGAGGCCGCGTGCCTGGACGAGGATCCCGAGCTGTTCTTCCCGATCGGTGGCTCAGCCCCAGCCGTGCTGCAGCTCGCCGAGGCCAAGGCGGTCTGCGGTCGGTGCCCGGTGATCCAGACCTGCCTGACGTGGGCGCTCGAGGCTCGCCAGGACGTCGGGGTCTGGGGCGGGCTGGCGGAGGACGAACGGATCGCGCTCCGGCGCCGCACCGCACGGCAGCGGCACGCGGGCTGA
- a CDS encoding dihydrofolate reductase family protein translates to MATIVSTLFMALDGVVEIDPAWHFPYFDERMGAAVGEDYEDVDVLLLGRVTYDSFAGAWPDREAAGGDDATFAAQLGDTRKVVATRGSAELGWRNAEAIRGDLIEAVAALAAEPGIHKILIPGSVSVVRQLLAAGLLDELRLLVHPVAARRGERLFDEGEPIYPLTLLSSESLPTGVMRLIYAPGTIPGTRGYAGATEHLPGAAEA, encoded by the coding sequence ATGGCGACGATCGTTTCTACCCTGTTCATGGCGCTCGACGGCGTCGTCGAGATCGATCCGGCCTGGCACTTTCCCTACTTTGACGAGCGCATGGGTGCTGCCGTGGGCGAGGACTACGAGGACGTGGACGTGCTGCTCCTCGGTCGCGTCACGTACGACAGCTTCGCGGGCGCCTGGCCGGACCGAGAAGCCGCGGGCGGGGACGACGCGACGTTCGCCGCGCAGCTGGGAGACACCCGCAAGGTGGTCGCGACGCGAGGGTCCGCCGAGCTGGGCTGGCGGAACGCCGAGGCGATCCGTGGCGATCTCATCGAGGCAGTCGCGGCGCTCGCGGCGGAGCCCGGCATCCACAAGATCCTGATTCCCGGGTCGGTCTCCGTGGTGCGCCAGCTCCTCGCAGCGGGCCTGCTCGACGAACTTCGTCTGCTCGTGCATCCCGTCGCGGCTCGCCGTGGCGAGCGCCTGTTCGACGAGGGCGAGCCGATCTACCCGCTCACGCTGCTCAGCTCGGAGTCTCTCCCCACAGGCGTCATGCGCCTCATCTACGCCCCCGGCACGATCCCCGGGACGCGGGGCTACGCGGGCGCCACCGAGCACCTCCCGGGCGCCGCCGAGGCGTGA